From one Halosimplex rubrum genomic stretch:
- a CDS encoding response regulator gives MTGEPTVLVVDDNRVIADTYAAFLADEYAVEAVYDGEAALDALGPAVEVVLLDRRMPGLSGDEVLARIEERALDCRVVMVTAVDPTVDVVDLPFDEYVVKPVGRPELVAVVEEMRRRATYDDALRRFLALASKKATLEANHGEAELADSEAYRRVEERLAAERESIGIETERLEGIVRGETPDIVESGGTDAVPK, from the coding sequence ATGACGGGGGAGCCGACGGTACTGGTCGTCGACGACAACCGGGTCATCGCGGACACGTACGCGGCGTTCCTGGCCGACGAGTACGCGGTCGAGGCCGTCTACGACGGCGAGGCGGCGCTGGACGCGCTCGGACCCGCGGTCGAGGTGGTCCTGCTCGACCGGCGGATGCCCGGACTGTCCGGCGACGAGGTGCTCGCCCGGATCGAGGAGCGGGCCCTCGACTGCCGGGTCGTGATGGTGACGGCGGTCGACCCGACGGTCGACGTCGTCGACCTGCCGTTCGACGAGTACGTCGTCAAGCCGGTCGGTCGGCCGGAGCTGGTCGCCGTCGTCGAGGAGATGCGGCGTCGGGCAACCTACGACGACGCGCTCAGGCGGTTCCTCGCGCTCGCCTCGAAGAAGGCGACGCTCGAGGCCAACCACGGCGAGGCGGAACTCGCCGACAGCGAGGCCTACCGTCGCGTCGAGGAGCGCCTCGCGGCGGAGCGCGAGTCGATCGGGATCGAGACGGAGCGACTGGAGGGGATCGTCAGGGGCGAGACGCCGGACATCGTCGAGAGCGGCGGGACGGACGCGGTTCCGAAGTGA